The following are encoded in a window of Rhizobium sp. 11515TR genomic DNA:
- a CDS encoding BolA family protein gives MPMNPGDIEDMIKAGIPGAKVTIRDLAGDGDHYAAEVVAEAFRGKSRVQQHQMVYDALKGNMGGVLHALALQTSAPD, from the coding sequence ATGCCCATGAACCCCGGCGATATCGAAGACATGATCAAGGCCGGCATTCCCGGCGCCAAGGTGACGATTCGCGACCTGGCCGGGGATGGCGATCACTATGCCGCCGAAGTTGTCGCGGAAGCCTTCCGCGGCAAGAGTCGCGTGCAGCAGCACCAGATGGTCTATGATGCCCTGAAGGGCAATATGGGCGGCGTGCTGCACGCCCTTGCGCTGCAGACGTCAGCGCCCGACTGA
- the grxD gene encoding Grx4 family monothiol glutaredoxin has translation MSGIQEFIANEVKNNDVVLFMKGTPQFPQCGFSGQVVQILDYIGVDYKGINVLADAEIRQGIKDYSNWPTIPQLYVKGEFIGGCDIVREMFQAGELQQHLQEHGISVRGAA, from the coding sequence ATGAGCGGCATTCAGGAATTCATCGCCAACGAAGTTAAGAACAACGACGTCGTTCTCTTCATGAAAGGCACTCCCCAGTTCCCACAGTGTGGTTTCTCCGGCCAGGTGGTCCAGATTCTCGACTATATCGGCGTCGATTATAAGGGCATCAATGTCCTGGCCGACGCTGAAATCCGTCAGGGCATCAAGGACTATTCCAACTGGCCGACCATTCCGCAGCTTTACGTAAAGGGCGAATTCATCGGCGGCTGTGACATCGTGCGCGAAATGTTCCAGGCGGGCGAATTGCAGCAACACCTTCAGGAACACGGCATCAGCGTTCGCGGCGCCGCCTGA
- a CDS encoding multidrug effflux MFS transporter, protein MGKREFIALAAFLMAINSLAIDIMLPALQQIGSSLGVMNENHRQYVVTAYLIGFGSAQLIYGPLSDRFGRRMPLLIGITIYVISAFGIALIPSFAGLLALRFIQGLGSAATRVITVSIVRDVFGGRLMAEVMSLIMMVFMIVPVIAPGSGQIILLVSTWHMIFVFIGAMATLVGLWMYFRLPETLKPENIRPLTVRSVAAGFKIVLTDRVALCYTLASTFLFGALFGFINSAQQIYNNIYGLGVYTPLAFGGVAAFMALSSFVNSQFVGRFGMRRLSHTALLGFVAITFCWLLVQLYGPAPMPFPLFMVFFALAMFQFGWIGSNFNSLAMEPLGHVAGTASSVLGFMSTVGGASIGACIGQFYNGTATPMVIGYFTVSLIGVVFVLIAEKGKLFRPHNAPPPADQSLALH, encoded by the coding sequence ATGGGCAAACGTGAGTTCATCGCACTCGCGGCCTTCCTGATGGCGATTAACTCACTCGCAATCGACATCATGCTTCCCGCGCTCCAGCAGATCGGTTCCAGCCTCGGCGTGATGAACGAAAACCATCGGCAATATGTCGTAACAGCATATCTGATCGGCTTCGGCTCGGCCCAGCTTATCTATGGGCCCCTGTCGGATCGCTTCGGCCGCCGCATGCCACTCTTGATCGGCATCACCATCTACGTGATTTCGGCATTCGGCATTGCCCTCATCCCGTCCTTCGCCGGTCTGCTGGCGCTCCGCTTCATTCAGGGCCTCGGCTCGGCGGCAACCCGCGTCATCACCGTCTCCATCGTCCGCGACGTCTTCGGCGGCCGCCTGATGGCCGAGGTGATGTCGCTCATCATGATGGTTTTCATGATCGTTCCGGTCATCGCGCCGGGAAGCGGCCAGATCATCCTGCTGGTCAGCACCTGGCACATGATCTTCGTCTTCATCGGCGCCATGGCAACACTGGTCGGCCTCTGGATGTATTTCCGGCTTCCGGAGACGCTTAAGCCTGAAAATATCCGCCCCCTAACCGTCAGATCGGTTGCCGCCGGCTTCAAGATCGTTCTGACAGACCGAGTAGCACTCTGTTACACCTTGGCGAGCACTTTCCTGTTCGGGGCGCTGTTCGGCTTCATCAATTCCGCCCAGCAGATCTACAACAACATCTACGGCCTTGGCGTCTATACGCCGCTGGCATTCGGCGGCGTAGCGGCGTTCATGGCTCTGTCGTCTTTCGTCAACTCCCAGTTCGTGGGCCGGTTCGGCATGCGCCGGCTGTCGCACACGGCCCTGCTCGGCTTTGTCGCCATCACCTTCTGTTGGCTGCTGGTGCAGCTCTACGGGCCTGCGCCGATGCCATTCCCGCTGTTCATGGTCTTTTTCGCACTGGCCATGTTTCAATTCGGCTGGATCGGTTCCAACTTCAACTCTCTCGCAATGGAACCCCTCGGCCATGTCGCCGGCACGGCATCCTCCGTACTCGGCTTCATGAGCACGGTCGGCGGCGCATCGATCGGCGCTTGCATCGGGCAGTTCTATAACGGCACGGCGACACCGATGGTCATCGGTTATTTCACCGTTTCCCTCATCGGCGTCGTCTTCGTGCTGATTGCCGAAAAGGGAAAGCTGTTCCGCCCACACAACGCGCCGCCTCCGGCCGACCAGTCTCTCGCTTTACATTGA
- a CDS encoding multidrug effflux MFS transporter translates to MTTPPQSQQPAQQPAQSGSSRIGLGIVEFILTIALMTASISMGIDSMLPALPNIGQSLHVANPNDTQLVIGVYFLGFGICQLFFGSLSDTYGRRYILLGGLAFYTVTLFAAAWSDSLFALLAMRFAQGVGAAAVRITTLAIVRDCFGGREMARVMSYIMIVFMIMPMVAPFVGQMIVAYSNWQWIFILLGIVSAGLFLVAFFRMKETLPVEERLPLSVASVLSGFKTVLTNRITCGYMIGLTLYTGIICAYIVSVQQVFGEVYGLGETFPIAFAATAAGTAVAQFANGYFVRSFGMRRISHAAMIVFTALGAIGYIVGMFGQPSFTFIYVLISVMLMMFAVITTNCMAISLEPMGHLAGTAAAITSSISTTVGVLLGGIVGQMFDGTAQPLLAGFTVFGALSIVATLWAERGKLFTHPGDTPALEPGMGHV, encoded by the coding sequence ATGACGACCCCGCCTCAATCCCAGCAGCCTGCCCAGCAGCCTGCACAGTCCGGCTCCAGCCGCATCGGCCTGGGCATCGTGGAATTCATCCTCACGATTGCGCTGATGACGGCCAGCATTTCGATGGGCATCGACAGCATGCTGCCCGCGCTGCCGAATATCGGCCAGTCGCTTCATGTTGCCAATCCGAACGACACCCAGCTCGTTATCGGCGTCTATTTCCTCGGTTTCGGCATCTGTCAGCTTTTCTTCGGCAGCCTGTCGGACACCTATGGCCGGCGGTACATCCTGCTCGGCGGTCTGGCCTTCTATACGGTGACCTTGTTTGCCGCAGCCTGGAGCGACAGCCTGTTTGCCCTGCTGGCGATGCGTTTTGCGCAGGGCGTCGGCGCCGCGGCCGTGCGCATCACCACGCTCGCCATCGTCCGCGACTGCTTCGGCGGTCGCGAAATGGCCCGCGTGATGTCCTATATCATGATCGTCTTCATGATCATGCCGATGGTTGCGCCCTTCGTCGGTCAGATGATCGTCGCCTATTCGAACTGGCAGTGGATTTTCATTCTGCTCGGTATCGTCAGCGCCGGCCTTTTCCTGGTCGCCTTCTTCCGCATGAAGGAGACGCTGCCCGTTGAAGAGCGCTTGCCACTCTCGGTCGCTTCCGTGCTGTCCGGTTTCAAGACCGTGCTGACCAACCGCATCACCTGCGGCTACATGATCGGTCTGACGCTCTACACCGGCATCATCTGCGCCTACATCGTTTCTGTGCAGCAAGTCTTCGGCGAGGTCTACGGCCTCGGGGAAACCTTCCCGATCGCCTTCGCGGCAACGGCAGCCGGCACCGCCGTCGCACAGTTCGCCAATGGCTATTTCGTGCGCAGCTTCGGCATGCGCCGCATTTCCCATGCCGCCATGATCGTTTTCACCGCTTTGGGCGCCATCGGCTACATCGTCGGCATGTTCGGCCAACCGAGCTTCACCTTCATTTATGTGCTGATCTCGGTGATGCTGATGATGTTTGCAGTGATCACCACCAATTGCATGGCAATCAGCCTCGAGCCAATGGGACATCTGGCGGGCACGGCAGCGGCCATCACCAGCTCGATCTCCACGACGGTCGGTGTCCTGCTCGGCGGCATTGTCGGCCAGATGTTCGACGGGACGGCACAGCCGCTGCTTGCCGGCTTCACGGTATTTGGCGCGCTGTCGATCGTCGCAACGCTGTGGGCGGAACGCGGGAAGCTCTTCACCCATCCCGGCGATACGCCGGCGCTGGAGCCGGGCATGGGGCACGTCTGA
- a CDS encoding adenylate/guanylate cyclase domain-containing protein: MSETSRKLTTIFCADVQDYTRLMGKDEEGTLSTLRRYRDAMKRLIEAHGGRVINTWGDGVFAEFPSVVEAVRAAIDTQNELAGYNAVTDPDKQMLFRIGLNLGDVIADGDDLYGDGVNIAARLQSRAAPGGIVISNTVYDQVRNKVAVGFDFLGQLEVKNIEGGVPSYAVRIGGVQVVDTTSDCRLAPEPAPVRAPEAAMRESVPQDWRRSYGVALVVCIGLAVLNGLTWGGEFWAKWPILAILWVNAYRYVRSNPQIDMAIASLVITGIGIVTINLFTWHGTPWAMWPLFGLAIAAAVRWVSRPRSGV; the protein is encoded by the coding sequence ATGTCCGAGACGAGCCGCAAGCTGACCACCATCTTCTGCGCTGATGTGCAGGATTACACGCGCCTTATGGGGAAGGACGAGGAGGGGACGCTTTCCACTCTTCGCCGTTACCGCGATGCGATGAAACGACTGATCGAAGCCCATGGCGGCCGTGTCATCAACACCTGGGGCGATGGCGTCTTTGCCGAGTTTCCAAGCGTCGTCGAAGCCGTGCGCGCTGCAATCGACACGCAGAACGAGCTTGCAGGCTACAATGCGGTGACCGATCCCGACAAGCAGATGCTCTTTCGCATCGGCCTCAATCTCGGTGATGTGATCGCCGATGGCGACGATCTCTATGGTGACGGCGTCAATATTGCGGCCCGGCTGCAGTCGCGCGCTGCTCCGGGTGGCATCGTCATTTCCAACACGGTCTACGATCAGGTCCGCAATAAGGTGGCCGTCGGTTTCGATTTTCTCGGACAGCTCGAGGTCAAGAACATCGAAGGCGGCGTGCCAAGCTATGCAGTGCGGATCGGCGGCGTGCAGGTTGTCGACACCACATCCGATTGTCGATTGGCCCCTGAACCAGCTCCCGTGCGGGCGCCCGAAGCCGCGATGCGGGAATCCGTGCCGCAGGACTGGCGGCGGAGTTATGGTGTTGCCCTAGTCGTGTGCATCGGCCTTGCCGTTCTTAACGGGTTGACCTGGGGTGGCGAATTTTGGGCGAAATGGCCCATACTCGCGATTTTATGGGTTAACGCGTATCGTTACGTCCGTAGCAACCCGCAGATCGATATGGCGATCGCAAGCCTTGTCATCACAGGTATCGGGATCGTTACCATCAACCTTTTCACCTGGCACGGAACACCATGGGCGATGTGGCCGCTCTTCGGGCTTGCGATCGCTGCGGCGGTACGCTGGGTCAGTCGGCCGCGCAGCGGCGTCTAG